A genomic segment from Nicotiana tabacum cultivar K326 chromosome 9, ASM71507v2, whole genome shotgun sequence encodes:
- the LOC107810434 gene encoding membrane steroid-binding protein 2 has protein sequence MALQLWENLKDSIFDYTGLSPTTFFTVVALGLALYYVVSGFFSSPDHVHHQRSRNFEEQMEPLPPPVQLGEISEEELKQYDGSDPKKPLLMAIKGQIYDVSQSRMFYGPGGPYALFAGKDASRALAKMSFDEKDLTGDISGLGAFELDALQDWEHKFMSKYVKVGTVKQTVVPVSDGAANSEHVEANNHDAKPAEGGAPESVEPSENADPRNEASSDSIPAETVNKFDGDADKKE, from the exons ATGGCCCTGCAGCTATGGGAAAACTTGAAAGATTCAATCTTTGACTACACAGGCCTTTCCCCTACAACTTTTTTCACAGTTGTTGCTTTGGGTCTTGCTTTGTACTATGTTGTCTCAGGGTTTTTCAGCTCACCTGATCATGTTCACCACCAAAGGTCTAGAAATTTTGAGGAACAGATGGAACCTCTTCCCCCACCAGTTCAGCTTGGTGAAATTTCTGAAGAGGAGTTGAAACAGTATGATGGGTCTGATCCTAAGAAGCCTTTGTTGATGGCTATCAAGGGTCAGATCTATGATGTTTCTCAAAGCAG AATGTTCTATGGACCTGGAGGACCTTATGCATTGTTTGCTGGGAAGGATGCGAGTAGAGCTCTTGCCAAGATGTCCTTCGACGAAAAAGATCTCACGGGTGATATATCTGGTCTTGGTGCATTTGAGCTTGACGCTTTACAGGATTGGGAGCACAAATTCATGAGCAAATATGTTAAGGTTGGGACTGTGAAGCAGACAGTAGTGCCTGTAAGCGACGGGGCAGCTAATAGTGAACATGTTGAAGCAAATAATCACGATGCTAAACCAGCAGAAGGTGGTGCACCAGAGAGTGTCGAGCCATCAGAAAATGCTGATCCTCGTAATGAGGCTTCATCAGATAGTATTCCAGCTGAAACTGTGAACAAGTTTGATGGTGATGCTGACAAGAAGGAATAA